The Coprococcus phoceensis genomic sequence GTAATTCAAAAAATGCACTTCGTGCAAAGATGCGCAATCTTTTTTGCCTGATTTATAAAAAATATATAAGATAATTTTGAAATTTATTTTCCGGTAGCTTGTCTTAATGCCTGAGCAAGCTGGTCTGGGCAGGAAGTTGGACGTGGACCGCATTTGATACCTTCAATGCGGGCGATTGCATCGTCTACTTTCATACCTTCTACTAAACGGGCAACACCCTGTGTGTTACCGGAGCATCCGCCAACAAATTCTACGGAGCGAATGGTGTCTCCGTCAAGTTCTAATTTTATCATACGGGAACAGACTCCCTTTGTTCTGTATTCCATGAAATTATCCTCCTCTGAATGTGATATTAGATTAATAGTGTTTCACATATTATAACAAATGGGATATGAAAAAACTAGAAGAAACAAAACTTTTTCTTTTACGTGCAAGTATGACCCCTCAAAGGAGTGTTTCTTCTACGGACTGACAGGAGCAGACAGCAACCAATTTGTGAATATTTTCAAAAAAACTGTGAAAAGTGCTTGATGTATGGGCAAAAATATTATAAAATACAAAACGTATGGAACGCAGAAAAGTTTAGAGTTTCATGCAAATATTTTTGGCAGTGAATGCTGCCTTATTGATTGAGTTAGAAGCTCAAATTTTATAAGTTGGTTACTTTATAACCGGTGTTGAGAACAACACATCAACTTGTGAAACGGTCAATAAGAGTATTAAAAGTAAAATATTTGCTATATAGACTCTAACATAAATATCTGGAATGTGAAGAAGGACAGTCTCGGACTGTATTGTTCGCATGAAAGTGATAAAGAAGTAGACGCAAGCAAGAATGATGTAAATTCCTGCCTGCGTTTTTTGTATGTAAAATTACGCGTGGTAAGGAATTGTAGTAACCTGATAGAAAAGAGGAACGATAAGATGGAAAAAGAATTACAGCAGAGAGCTCCGATATATGAGGCATTGGAACGATTTCGAAGAATGCGTATTGTTCCGTTTGATGTTCCGGGGCATAAGCATGGAAGAGGCAATCCTGAACTGGTGGAACTGCTTGGAGAAAAATGTGTTGGAATTGACGTGAATTCTATGAAACCGCTCGATAATCTGTGCCATCCGGTATCGGTCATCAAAGAGGCGGAGGAACTGGCAGCAGATGCATTTGGAGCAAAACACGCATTTTTAATGGTTGGCGGAACAACTTCTTCCGTTCAGGCAATGGTGTTGTCTTGCTGCAAAAAAGGCGACAAGATCATACTTCCGCGAAACGTACATCGAAGTGTTATCAATGCTCTTGTTCTTTGTGGAGCGCATCCGGTATATGTGAATCCGGATGTAGATAAAGAATTGGGAATTTCGCTTGGAATGAAAGTGTCACAGGTAGAGCAGGCGATTCGGGAAAATCCTGATGCAGTGGCAGTATTTGTAAATAATCCGACATATTATGGAATTTGTTCGGATCTTAAGACGATTGTAAAACTTGCGCATGAGCAGGATATGAAGGTTCTTGTGGATGAGGCGCATGGGACGCATTTTTACTTTGGAGAGAATTTGCCAATCTCGGCGATGGCAGCCGGGGCAGATATGGCATCTGTCAGTATGCACAAATCTGGTGGCAGCCTGACACAGAGTTCATTTCTACTTATTGGTGAAGGAGTAAAAGAAGGGCATGTAAGGCAGATCATCAACCTGACACAGACGACGAGCGGATCATATCTGTTGCTGTCCAGTCTCGATATTTCCAGAAGAAATCTAGCACTTCGCGGAAAAGAGGCTTTTGGAAAGGTCGTTGCACTTGCCGACTATGCAAGGGAAGAGATTAATAAAATTGGCGGATATTATGCGTTTTCCAAAGAGCTTGTGAATGGGAGCAGTATTTTTGATTTTGATACGACAAAGCTCTCGATTCATACGCTGGAACTGGGACTTGCCGGAATCGAAGTATATGACATTTTGAGAGATGAGTATGATATCCAGATTGAGTTCGGAGATATCGGAAACATTCTGGCATATCTGTCCATCGGCGACCGCAAGCAGGAAGTGGAGCGTCTTGTGAGTGCCTTGGCGGAAGTAAAAAGACGCTATCAAAAAGATAAAACGGGAATGTTGACGCAAGAGTACATCGACCCACGTGTTGTCACCACGCCGCAGGAATCATTTTATGCGGAAAAAGAGTCTCTTCCGCTGAGCGATACGGTAGGAAGAGTCTGCAGTGAGTTTGTAATGTGCTACCCGCCGGGGATTCCGATTCTTGCGCCAGGGGAAGAGATTACAAAAGAAATTTTAGATTATATTATTTACGCAAAAGAAAAAGGATGTTCTATGACCGGACCGGAAGATGCCCAGATAGAGTATCTGAACGTGCTGAAATAACAGGGAGGTGTAAGCGATGGAGATGTGGTTCCATGATGAACATACGGACAATGTAAAACTGGCAATTAGAGTGGATTATCAGGTGTTTTCGGCTCAGAGTGAGATACAGAGAATCGATGTGCTTGAGTCGAAAGAGTTTGGCAAAATTCTTGTTGTAGACGGAGATTTGATGCTCACCGAAAAAGACGAGTTTATCTATCATGAGATGATCAGTCATGTGCCTATGGCAGTGCATC encodes the following:
- a CDS encoding TIGR03905 family TSCPD domain-containing protein; this translates as MEYRTKGVCSRMIKLELDGDTIRSVEFVGGCSGNTQGVARLVEGMKVDDAIARIEGIKCGPRPTSCPDQLAQALRQATGK
- a CDS encoding aminotransferase class I/II-fold pyridoxal phosphate-dependent enzyme, which encodes MEKELQQRAPIYEALERFRRMRIVPFDVPGHKHGRGNPELVELLGEKCVGIDVNSMKPLDNLCHPVSVIKEAEELAADAFGAKHAFLMVGGTTSSVQAMVLSCCKKGDKIILPRNVHRSVINALVLCGAHPVYVNPDVDKELGISLGMKVSQVEQAIRENPDAVAVFVNNPTYYGICSDLKTIVKLAHEQDMKVLVDEAHGTHFYFGENLPISAMAAGADMASVSMHKSGGSLTQSSFLLIGEGVKEGHVRQIINLTQTTSGSYLLLSSLDISRRNLALRGKEAFGKVVALADYAREEINKIGGYYAFSKELVNGSSIFDFDTTKLSIHTLELGLAGIEVYDILRDEYDIQIEFGDIGNILAYLSIGDRKQEVERLVSALAEVKRRYQKDKTGMLTQEYIDPRVVTTPQESFYAEKESLPLSDTVGRVCSEFVMCYPPGIPILAPGEEITKEILDYIIYAKEKGCSMTGPEDAQIEYLNVLK